From one Anaerolineae bacterium genomic stretch:
- a CDS encoding ABC transporter ATP-binding protein gives MPEDKSRISNQTLKDNEAVFSVKGLTKVYDMGEVKVHALRGIDLYLFQGELVVLLGASGSGKSTLLNILGGLDTATEGCVVYKDCDLTRANDSKLTQYRRYHVGFVFQFYNLMPSLTARENVAIVTEIARNPMKPEEALALVGLDDRMDHFPAQLSGGEQQRVAIARAIAKNPEVLLCDEPTGALDSMTGIVVLEALEKINRDLGTTTILITHNAPIADMADRVICLADGLIVDVRSNAHRKPAREIKW, from the coding sequence ATGCCTGAAGATAAAAGCCGCATATCAAACCAGACTCTAAAAGACAACGAAGCAGTATTTTCTGTAAAAGGGTTAACCAAAGTTTATGATATGGGCGAGGTTAAGGTTCATGCTCTACGGGGAATCGATCTTTATCTTTTCCAGGGCGAATTAGTTGTTTTATTAGGGGCTTCCGGCAGCGGCAAATCGACTTTGCTGAATATTTTAGGCGGTCTGGATACAGCCACCGAGGGATGCGTGGTTTACAAAGACTGTGATCTGACCAGGGCAAACGATTCAAAACTGACCCAATACCGGCGTTATCATGTTGGATTTGTGTTCCAGTTTTACAATCTAATGCCCAGCCTTACAGCACGTGAGAATGTCGCGATAGTAACCGAAATCGCCAGAAACCCAATGAAGCCTGAAGAGGCGCTGGCGCTTGTCGGGCTTGATGACAGGATGGATCATTTTCCTGCTCAACTCTCAGGCGGCGAACAACAGCGTGTTGCCATCGCGCGCGCTATTGCCAAGAATCCGGAAGTTCTGCTTTGTGATGAACCCACAGGAGCGCTGGATTCTATGACAGGTATTGTAGTGCTTGAAGCGCTGGAGAAAATCAACCGCGACCTGGGTACGACAACCATTCTGATCACCCATAATGCCCCTATTGCCGACATGGCCGACCGGGTGATATGTTTAGCCGATGGATTGATTGTCGATGTGCGCAGTAATGCGCATAGAAAACCTGCCCGCGAAATAAAATGGTAG